Proteins from a genomic interval of Callospermophilus lateralis isolate mCalLat2 chromosome 1, mCalLat2.hap1, whole genome shotgun sequence:
- the LOC143392818 gene encoding cytochrome P450 4F3-like isoform X3 — translation MLPTAPQTELVLGSPRPAMVVPKEMAFYGYLRPWLGDGLLLSAGDKWSHRRRLLTPAFHFNILKPYMKIFNQSVDIMHAKWRRLVSEGSACLDMFEHISLMTLDSLQKCVFSFDSNCQEQPSEYIAAILELSALVTKRHHQIFLYWDFLYYLTPDGRRFRRACDLVHDFTDAVIQERRCTLAAQDVDDFLKAKAKSKTVDFIDLLLLSKDENGKKLSDEDIRAEADTFMFGGHDTTASGLSWALYNLARHPEYQERCRKEVQDLLRDRDPKEIEWDDLAQLPFLTMCIKESLRLHPPVTIISRCCTQDVALPDGRVIPKGNVCAISIFGIHHNPSVWPDPEIYDPSRFDPENPQKRSPLAFIPFSAGPRNCIGQTFAMNEMKVGLALTLLRFRVLPDDTEPRRKPELILRAEGGLWLRLEPLSADAE, via the exons CTATGGTTGTACCCAAGGAAATGGCTTTCTATGGCTACCTGAGACCCTGGCTGG GGGATGGGCTCTTGCTGAGTGCCGGTGACAAGTGGAGCCACCGCCGGCGCCTGCTGACACCTGCCTTCCACTTCAACATCCTGAAGCCCTACATGAAGATTTTCAACCAGAGTGTGGACATCATGCAT GCCAAGTGGCGGCGACTGGTCTCAGAGGGCAGCGCCTGTCTGGACATGTTTGAGCACATCAGCCTCATGACCTTGGACAGTCTGCAGAAATGCGTCTTCAGCTTCGACAGCAATTGTCAGGA gcagcccagTGAATATATTGCCGCCATCTTGGAGCTCAGTGCCCTCGTAACCAAACGGCACCACCAGATCTTCCTGTACTGGGACTTCCTGTACTACCTCACTCCTGATGGGCGCCGCTTCCGCAGGGCGTGCGACCTGGTGCACGACTTCACAGATGCGGTCATCCAGGAGCGGCGCTGCACTCTGGCTGCCCAGGATGTTGATGACTTCCTCAAGGCCAAGGCCAAGTCTAAGACTGTGGACTTTATTGATTTGCTCCTGCTGTCCAAG GATGAAAATGGGAAGAAGttgtcagatgaggacatacgagCGGAGGCTGACACCTTTATGTTTGGAG GCCATGACACCACGGCCAGTGGTCTCTCCTGGGCCCTGTACAACCTGGCAAGGCACCCGGAATACCAGGAGCGCTGCCGGAAGGAGGTGCAAGACCTGCTGAGGGACCGTGATCCTAAGGAGATTGAGTG GGACGACCTGGCCCAGTTGCCCTTCCTGACCATGTGCATCAAGGAGAGTCTGCGGTTGCACCCCCCAGTCACAATCATCTCCCGCTGCTGTACCCAGGACGTTGCCCTCCCCGATGGCCGGGTCATCCCCAAAG GGAACGTCTGTGCCATCAGCATCTTTGGGATCCATCACAATCCATCGGTCTGGCCAGATCCTGAG ATCTATGACCCCTCGCGCTTCGACCCAGAAAACCCCCAGAAGAGGTCACCTCTGGCTTTTATTCCCTTCTCGGCGGGGCCCAG GAACTGCATCGGGCAGACGTTCGCCATGAACGAGATGAAAGTGGGGCTGGCGCTGACGCTGCTGCGCTTCCGCGTCCTGCCCGACGACACCGAGCCGCGCAGGAAGCCCGAGCTGATCCTGCGCGCCGAGGGCGGGCTCTGGCTGCGCCTGGAGCCGCTGAGCGCGGATGCGGAGTGA
- the LOC143392818 gene encoding cytochrome P450 4F6-like isoform X2 has product MRLVEELGHCFRDVHLWWVGPLYPVLRLVHPKFVAPLLQAPAMVVPKEMAFYGYLRPWLGDGLLLSAGDKWSHRRRLLTPAFHFNILKPYMKIFNQSVDIMHAKWRRLVSEGSACLDMFEHISLMTLDSLQKCVFSFDSNCQEQPSEYIAAILELSALVTKRHHQIFLYWDFLYYLTPDGRRFRRACDLVHDFTDAVIQERRCTLAAQDVDDFLKAKAKSKTVDFIDLLLLSKDENGKKLSDEDIRAEADTFMFGGHDTTASGLSWALYNLARHPEYQERCRKEVQDLLRDRDPKEIEWDDLAQLPFLTMCIKESLRLHPPVTIISRCCTQDVALPDGRVIPKGNVCAISIFGIHHNPSVWPDPEIYDPSRFDPENPQKRSPLAFIPFSAGPRNCIGQTFAMNEMKVGLALTLLRFRVLPDDTEPRRKPELILRAEGGLWLRLEPLSADAE; this is encoded by the exons ATGCGGCTGGTGGAGGAGCTGGGCCACTGCTTCCGTGATGTCCACCTCTGGTGGGTCGGGCCCCTCTACCCCGTCCTGCGGCTTGTCCACCCTAAGTTCGTTGCCCCCCTGCTCCAGGCCCCAG CTATGGTTGTACCCAAGGAAATGGCTTTCTATGGCTACCTGAGACCCTGGCTGG GGGATGGGCTCTTGCTGAGTGCCGGTGACAAGTGGAGCCACCGCCGGCGCCTGCTGACACCTGCCTTCCACTTCAACATCCTGAAGCCCTACATGAAGATTTTCAACCAGAGTGTGGACATCATGCAT GCCAAGTGGCGGCGACTGGTCTCAGAGGGCAGCGCCTGTCTGGACATGTTTGAGCACATCAGCCTCATGACCTTGGACAGTCTGCAGAAATGCGTCTTCAGCTTCGACAGCAATTGTCAGGA gcagcccagTGAATATATTGCCGCCATCTTGGAGCTCAGTGCCCTCGTAACCAAACGGCACCACCAGATCTTCCTGTACTGGGACTTCCTGTACTACCTCACTCCTGATGGGCGCCGCTTCCGCAGGGCGTGCGACCTGGTGCACGACTTCACAGATGCGGTCATCCAGGAGCGGCGCTGCACTCTGGCTGCCCAGGATGTTGATGACTTCCTCAAGGCCAAGGCCAAGTCTAAGACTGTGGACTTTATTGATTTGCTCCTGCTGTCCAAG GATGAAAATGGGAAGAAGttgtcagatgaggacatacgagCGGAGGCTGACACCTTTATGTTTGGAG GCCATGACACCACGGCCAGTGGTCTCTCCTGGGCCCTGTACAACCTGGCAAGGCACCCGGAATACCAGGAGCGCTGCCGGAAGGAGGTGCAAGACCTGCTGAGGGACCGTGATCCTAAGGAGATTGAGTG GGACGACCTGGCCCAGTTGCCCTTCCTGACCATGTGCATCAAGGAGAGTCTGCGGTTGCACCCCCCAGTCACAATCATCTCCCGCTGCTGTACCCAGGACGTTGCCCTCCCCGATGGCCGGGTCATCCCCAAAG GGAACGTCTGTGCCATCAGCATCTTTGGGATCCATCACAATCCATCGGTCTGGCCAGATCCTGAG ATCTATGACCCCTCGCGCTTCGACCCAGAAAACCCCCAGAAGAGGTCACCTCTGGCTTTTATTCCCTTCTCGGCGGGGCCCAG GAACTGCATCGGGCAGACGTTCGCCATGAACGAGATGAAAGTGGGGCTGGCGCTGACGCTGCTGCGCTTCCGCGTCCTGCCCGACGACACCGAGCCGCGCAGGAAGCCCGAGCTGATCCTGCGCGCCGAGGGCGGGCTCTGGCTGCGCCTGGAGCCGCTGAGCGCGGATGCGGAGTGA